The following proteins come from a genomic window of Eretmochelys imbricata isolate rEreImb1 chromosome 11, rEreImb1.hap1, whole genome shotgun sequence:
- the LOC144272216 gene encoding uncharacterized protein LOC144272216, translating to MRPHKHQRHHCPSESCRHRQSMNAKCCEKRYSRGSGLNGCQRAPMGKKSYPCADCEKVFSWSSALITHQRIHTGERPYKCPACGRGFSQSSNLVRHHRTHTGERPYECGECGKSFGLNSHFLKHQRTHAKPYPCGVCQRGFYSSLALGRHQRAHAQEQCYTCTDCGKRFRVRSALAQHRRTHTGERPFQCSNCGKGFSQSSNLLTHQRVHTGERPFHCTECGKRFAVSSHLSTHQRNHRAERPCQCTACGKGFANPAKLLAHQRRHTGERPFQCPECRKCFSDSSLLVKHQRIHTGERPFQCPECGKSFNRNLTLLRHRRVHTGERPYICPACGKGFSQSSHLSTHQRVHTGERPYKCPTCGKAFSQNSNLIRHQRNHKHQGTL from the coding sequence ATGAGACCTCACAAACATCAAAGGCACCACTGTCCATCAGAGAGCTGTCGCCACAGGCAGTCAATGAACGCTAAGTGTTGTGAGAAAAGGTACAGCaggggctcaggcctcaatggctGCCAAAGAGCCCCGATGGGAAAGAAATCCTATCCATGTGCAGACTGTGAGAAGGTCTTCAGCTGGAGCTCAGCCCTGATCAcccaccagagaatccacacgggtgagaggCCCTACAAGTGCCCTGCCTGTGGGAGaggcttcagccagagctccaaccttgtcagACACCACCGcacccacaccggggagcggccctacgAGTGCGgtgagtgcgggaagagctttgGCCTCAACTCCCACTTCCTCAAGCATCAGCGCACCCACGCCAAGCCCTACCCTTGTGGGGTCTGCCAGAGAGGCTTCTACAGCTCCTTGGCCTTGGGCAGGCACCAGAGAGCCCACGCACAGGAGCAGTGCTACACCTGTACAGACTGTGGGAAGAGATTTCGGGTGCGCTCGGCACTAGCCCAGCACCGCAGGACGCACACAGGTGAGAGGCCCTTCCAGTGCTCCAACTGTGGGAagggcttcagccagagctccaacCTGCTCACGCATCAACGCGTCCACACTGGGGAGCGGCCCTTCCACtgcactgagtgtgggaaacgctttGCTGTCAGCTCCCACCTCAGCACTCACCAGAGGAACCATCGCGCGGAGCGGCCCTGCCAGTGCACTGCCTGCGGAAAAGGCTTCGCCAACCCTGCCAAGCTACTCGCCCACCAGAGACGCCACACGGGGGAGCGGCCCTTCCAGTGCCCTGAGTGCAGAAAGTGCTTCAGTGACAGCTCCCTCCTGGTGAAACACCAGCGTATCCACACTGGGGAGCGGCCCTTCCAGTGCCccgagtgcgggaagagcttcaacCGGAACCTGACCCTACTCAGACACCGGAGAGTGCACACCGGGGAGAGGCCCTATATCTGCCCTGCCTGCGGGAagggcttcagccagagctcccacCTCAGCACTCACCAGAGAGTGCACACAGGGGAGCGGCCCTACAAATGCCCCACCTGCGGGAAGGCCTTCAGCCAGAACTCCAACCTGATCCGGCACCAGAGGAACCACAAGCACCAGGGCACACTGTAA
- the LOC144272214 gene encoding uncharacterized protein LOC144272214 isoform X2: MMNSQSFSLPTMVPSSSVINSSMTSNLSTNNPPSKSVLISKPFKCSECGRSFAQLTELELHEMSHAAERPYRCELCGKTFAQTSALVKHQRVHTGEKPYKCPMCGKTFALSSGLVLHKRIHTGERPHTCPLCGKKFISSSHLALHLRSHTGERKYKCNVCGKLFLQSSHLVRHKAIHTGEKPFKCEDCGKNFGRASHLKTHRRVHTGERPFKCTQCEKAFTQKAGLILHIRLHTGERPYKCEKCGKNFRSSAHLMSHQLLESGERNFKCTTCSKAFKQASSLKQHLKTHEAREPHCCSVCSRTFSRSSYLQLHMRTHSGERPYHCMVCNRTYAKMSTFEKHCKKHQQDEEGCDIRPRAMTTRAKALAEKKRQEQKQLHQDDHPEQHHQHDREQQQDGEHFLLCQLSSPSDRKPRKQDRPRNCKLKKQVPGVFQSGKMKVCSIMP, from the exons ATGATGAATTCTCAAAGTTTCTCGTTACCAACAATGGTACCCAGTAGTTCTGTTATTAATAGTTCCATGACTAGTAACTTATCAACAAACAATCCACCCAGCAAATCAGTTCTCATTAGCAAACCGTTTAAATGCTCTGAATGTGGCAGATCTTTTGCCCAGCTGACAGAGCTGGAGCTTCATGAGATGTCTCATGCTGCGGAGCGACCGTATCGCTGCGAGCTCTGTGGAAAGACCTTTGCGCAGACATCAGCTCTGGTGAAGCACCAGCGCgttcacacaggagagaagccttACAAGTGTCCCATGTGTGGGAAGACCTTTGCTCTGTCCTCTGGCCTGGTACTGCACAAACGCATTCACACTGGCGAGCGACCCCACACCTGCCCGCTCTGTGGCAAGAAATTCATCTCCTCCTCCCACTTGGCCCTGCATCTGCGCTCGCACACGGGCGAGAGGAAGTACAAGTGCAATGTGTGTGGGAAGCTCTTCCTACAGTCCTCGCACCTTGTGAGGCACAAAGCAATCCACACGGGGGAAAAGCCCTTCAAATGTGAGGACTGTGGGAAGAACTTTGGGCGTGCCTCACACCTGAAGACTCACCGAcgtgtccacacaggggagaggccttTCAAATGCACCCAGTGCGAGAAGGCCTTCACACAGAAGGCAGGACTAATCCTGCACATCCGCCTTCACACTGGTGAGAGGCCCTACAAATGTGAGAAGTGTGGGAAAAACTTCCGTTCCTCTGCTCACCTCATGTCGCATCAGCTCCTTGAGTCTGGGGAGAGGAATTTCAAATGTACCACATGCAGTAAGGCCTTTAAGCAGGCCTCATCTCTCAAACAGCACCTAAAAACACATGAAGCCCGTGAGCCTCACTGCTGTTCTGTTTGTAGCCGAACTTTTTCTAGGTCCTCTTATCTCCAGCTTCATATGAGAACGCACAGTGGGGAGAGGCCCTATCATTGCATGGTTTGCAACCGGACTTATGCCAAAATGTCTACATTTGAGAAACATTGTAAAAAGCATCAGCAGGATGAAGAGGGGTGCGACATCAGGCCCAGAGCAATGACTACAAGGGCAAAAGCACTAGCTGAAAAGAAAAGGCAGGAACAGAAACAGCTGCACCAAGATGACCACCCAGAACAACATCATCAACATGACAGAGAGCAGCAACAAGATGGAGAGCA tttcctgctctgtcagctgtcttctccCAGTGACCGGAAGCCCAGGAAGCAGGATCGACCCAGaaattgtaaattaaaaaaacaagttcCAGGAGTATTTCAGAGTGGAAAAATGAAAGTATGCTCTATTATGCCCTGA
- the LOC144272214 gene encoding uncharacterized protein LOC144272214 isoform X1, with the protein MMNSQSFSLPTMVPSSSVINSSMTSNLSTNNPPSKSVLISKPFKCSECGRSFAQLTELELHEMSHAAERPYRCELCGKTFAQTSALVKHQRVHTGEKPYKCPMCGKTFALSSGLVLHKRIHTGERPHTCPLCGKKFISSSHLALHLRSHTGERKYKCNVCGKLFLQSSHLVRHKAIHTGEKPFKCEDCGKNFGRASHLKTHRRVHTGERPFKCTQCEKAFTQKAGLILHIRLHTGERPYKCEKCGKNFRSSAHLMSHQLLESGERNFKCTTCSKAFKQASSLKQHLKTHEAREPHCCSVCSRTFSRSSYLQLHMRTHSGERPYHCMVCNRTYAKMSTFEKHCKKHQQDEEGCDIRPRAMTTRAKALAEKKRQEQKQLHQDDHPEQHHQHDREQQQDGEHFLLCQLSSPSDRKPRKQDRPRNCKLKKQVPGVFQSGKMKCRATDTISYSIPFLCPPYQLGLQHSPSSGLI; encoded by the exons ATGATGAATTCTCAAAGTTTCTCGTTACCAACAATGGTACCCAGTAGTTCTGTTATTAATAGTTCCATGACTAGTAACTTATCAACAAACAATCCACCCAGCAAATCAGTTCTCATTAGCAAACCGTTTAAATGCTCTGAATGTGGCAGATCTTTTGCCCAGCTGACAGAGCTGGAGCTTCATGAGATGTCTCATGCTGCGGAGCGACCGTATCGCTGCGAGCTCTGTGGAAAGACCTTTGCGCAGACATCAGCTCTGGTGAAGCACCAGCGCgttcacacaggagagaagccttACAAGTGTCCCATGTGTGGGAAGACCTTTGCTCTGTCCTCTGGCCTGGTACTGCACAAACGCATTCACACTGGCGAGCGACCCCACACCTGCCCGCTCTGTGGCAAGAAATTCATCTCCTCCTCCCACTTGGCCCTGCATCTGCGCTCGCACACGGGCGAGAGGAAGTACAAGTGCAATGTGTGTGGGAAGCTCTTCCTACAGTCCTCGCACCTTGTGAGGCACAAAGCAATCCACACGGGGGAAAAGCCCTTCAAATGTGAGGACTGTGGGAAGAACTTTGGGCGTGCCTCACACCTGAAGACTCACCGAcgtgtccacacaggggagaggccttTCAAATGCACCCAGTGCGAGAAGGCCTTCACACAGAAGGCAGGACTAATCCTGCACATCCGCCTTCACACTGGTGAGAGGCCCTACAAATGTGAGAAGTGTGGGAAAAACTTCCGTTCCTCTGCTCACCTCATGTCGCATCAGCTCCTTGAGTCTGGGGAGAGGAATTTCAAATGTACCACATGCAGTAAGGCCTTTAAGCAGGCCTCATCTCTCAAACAGCACCTAAAAACACATGAAGCCCGTGAGCCTCACTGCTGTTCTGTTTGTAGCCGAACTTTTTCTAGGTCCTCTTATCTCCAGCTTCATATGAGAACGCACAGTGGGGAGAGGCCCTATCATTGCATGGTTTGCAACCGGACTTATGCCAAAATGTCTACATTTGAGAAACATTGTAAAAAGCATCAGCAGGATGAAGAGGGGTGCGACATCAGGCCCAGAGCAATGACTACAAGGGCAAAAGCACTAGCTGAAAAGAAAAGGCAGGAACAGAAACAGCTGCACCAAGATGACCACCCAGAACAACATCATCAACATGACAGAGAGCAGCAACAAGATGGAGAGCA tttcctgctctgtcagctgtcttctccCAGTGACCGGAAGCCCAGGAAGCAGGATCGACCCAGaaattgtaaattaaaaaaacaagttcCAGGAGTATTTCAGAGTGGAAAAATGAAA